From the genome of Nitrosomonas sp., one region includes:
- a CDS encoding sigma-70 family RNA polymerase sigma factor codes for MDIDTQLIQQIAQQEQQALARLYERHVMQMLAVAVKILKSRKDAEDLIHDVFLEIWHKAADFDATRSSVRNWILLRVRSRAIDRLRSRTYAQTVFSANDYDESALVQHGPAPDQLAQWQQARSVVQRLPEPQYNVIVLSYYEGLTCTEIAERCQIPVGTVKSRLSAALKQLRSALQPHEEKSHVR; via the coding sequence GTGGATATCGATACGCAATTAATTCAACAGATTGCACAACAGGAGCAGCAAGCACTCGCACGATTATACGAACGGCATGTCATGCAAATGCTCGCCGTAGCCGTTAAAATTCTTAAGTCGCGGAAAGACGCCGAGGATTTGATTCACGATGTGTTTCTGGAAATCTGGCACAAAGCCGCGGATTTCGACGCAACGCGCAGTTCGGTGCGCAACTGGATACTGCTGCGGGTACGTAGTCGCGCAATCGACAGGTTGCGCTCGCGCACATACGCACAAACCGTTTTTTCAGCGAATGACTACGACGAGTCAGCACTGGTGCAACACGGTCCCGCACCGGATCAACTGGCGCAGTGGCAACAGGCGCGCAGCGTCGTGCAACGCTTGCCGGAACCGCAGTATAACGTCATTGTGTTGAGTTATTATGAAGGCCTGACCTGCACCGAAATCGCCGAGCGATGCCAGATACCGGTGGGCACCGTCAAATCAAGGCTGTCCGCAGCGCTCAAACAGTTACGCAGCGCGTTGCAACCGCATGAGGAAAAATCACATGTCCGATAA
- a CDS encoding tyrosinase family protein: MAIRKDANTLTPAERQEFVQAVHALKQSGLYDQFVLRHANTPMTAIHRSPAFLPWHRRFILDFERELQRVSGNPDLGLPYWNWSSGGPGASMWNNDLLGGDGNSITGIVETGPFRSGQWSVINSDGNSTGPLRRQFGRSGANTLPTQSEILQVLSVTPYDSFPWNTNSSPSFRNQLEGWMGPNLHNRGHVWVGGSMLPMTSPNDPVFFMHHCMVDKLWHEWQLRFPNQGYLPVSGGPFGQNLTDMMAGTPNGPVGSRPIDVLDSAALGIEYDQLLPGTPQPIPPGQNVTRINLNAAPAAGQVSQPGEIDLFEFDLDQLRNIILETSGNSDTVLTLYGPDDFTREIAENDDGGSNFNSRISMTLSAGSYRASVRLYNPGSTGDYRIQLSSETGTPIPSIPVLTVDNPPFAAEISTDRESDVYQINISAAGRYQIETQGNTDVFLSLYGPGSQSTLIATDDDSGAGLNARLIRELSPGSYFAAVRHFSAFGRGAYQIRVIRL, translated from the coding sequence ATGGCTATTCGTAAAGATGCAAACACACTGACGCCTGCAGAAAGACAGGAATTTGTACAGGCAGTTCATGCGCTGAAACAAAGCGGACTTTATGATCAATTTGTTTTACGGCACGCCAATACGCCAATGACGGCAATTCATCGCAGCCCTGCTTTCCTGCCGTGGCATCGTCGCTTCATTCTTGACTTCGAACGCGAACTCCAGAGAGTATCCGGCAATCCGGATTTGGGTCTGCCCTACTGGAACTGGTCGAGTGGCGGGCCGGGCGCTTCAATGTGGAATAACGATCTGCTCGGCGGCGATGGCAATTCGATAACCGGTATCGTTGAAACCGGCCCTTTCCGTTCAGGCCAGTGGAGTGTAATCAATTCGGACGGCAATTCGACAGGCCCGCTCAGACGGCAATTTGGCCGCTCCGGCGCAAACACGCTGCCGACACAATCCGAAATTTTACAAGTACTCAGTGTGACGCCTTACGACAGCTTCCCGTGGAATACGAACAGTTCGCCCAGTTTTCGCAATCAATTGGAAGGCTGGATGGGACCCAATCTACATAATCGCGGCCATGTTTGGGTGGGCGGCTCCATGTTGCCGATGACTTCACCGAACGATCCGGTTTTTTTTATGCACCATTGCATGGTGGACAAATTGTGGCATGAGTGGCAATTGCGTTTTCCCAATCAAGGTTATCTGCCCGTCTCGGGCGGGCCGTTTGGTCAGAACCTTACAGATATGATGGCCGGCACACCCAATGGACCGGTCGGTTCAAGACCCATTGATGTGCTTGACAGCGCCGCTTTAGGGATTGAATATGATCAATTGCTGCCCGGTACGCCACAACCGATACCTCCTGGACAGAATGTCACGCGAATAAATTTAAACGCAGCACCGGCTGCAGGACAAGTCTCGCAACCGGGAGAAATCGATTTGTTTGAATTCGATCTCGACCAGCTTCGCAACATCATTCTGGAAACATCCGGGAATTCGGATACCGTGCTAACGTTGTACGGGCCTGATGATTTCACCCGGGAAATCGCGGAGAACGATGATGGCGGCAGTAATTTCAATAGCCGTATTTCAATGACATTATCGGCCGGTAGCTACCGTGCATCCGTCCGATTGTATAATCCCGGCAGTACAGGCGATTACCGGATCCAACTCAGCTCAGAAACAGGGACACCGATACCGTCCATTCCGGTATTAACCGTCGATAATCCGCCTTTTGCTGCCGAAATATCCACCGACCGTGAAAGTGATGTCTATCAAATAAATATCTCCGCGGCCGGAAGATATCAGATTGAAACACAGGGCAATACCGATGTTTTCCTGTCCTTATACGGACCGGGCAGTCAGAGCACATTAATCGCAACCGATGATGACAGCGGCGCCGGTTTAAACGCCAGACTTATCCGAGAGCTGAGTCCGGGAAGCTACTTTGCAGCGGTGCGGCATTTCTCGGCTTTTGGCAGAGGCGCGTATCAGATCCGTGTGATTCGATTATAG
- a CDS encoding ABC transporter substrate-binding protein: MIRHLLRHAGFLSTMLTVTALSASSVMDEVQLGRALYDGNVLFSQAPQVTGVPLPLSNAHCSACHGPHGAGQTEGGIAAPPVQWHALMDTRSGLPGYDSSERVLSAIEKGKARIYYKSLTEGMPRFELTSAERKALIAYLRVIGTEAAPVRGVTTDTIILGTALPLTGMQATAGNSILRAMQQQIAEINAVGGIFGRSLLLIPVDAATNGLDAAILDLIHSHNVFALVGSWLTDPSNALIDALTASNTPSVAAVGMTIPNQQHRLTTYLLPSLQQQIESALSILQKKCNSNLDSEIWYQDEKNLPAITAISKFYGDDSVAGKLALRAIHVLQVDQQLKETIDSRLADKLILLLPSDDIERIRFQLEASQLCVATLASISGSSYHADHAAQVVISPVPQDMLLAMDLWTALGNAAIGLIAEAMARAGRILDQDRLITVLDNPQEFEPIPGLSIRFTPKARHALTEGFTWH, from the coding sequence ATGATACGGCACCTGCTCCGGCACGCGGGTTTCCTGAGCACTATGCTGACAGTTACTGCCTTATCGGCTTCATCTGTAATGGATGAAGTACAACTTGGGCGTGCGCTGTATGATGGCAATGTTCTATTTTCCCAAGCGCCTCAGGTTACCGGCGTACCGTTACCATTGAGTAATGCACATTGCTCAGCTTGTCACGGCCCACATGGTGCAGGGCAGACGGAAGGAGGGATTGCTGCGCCACCTGTGCAGTGGCATGCATTGATGGATACGCGTTCCGGTCTTCCTGGTTATGATTCCTCAGAACGGGTGCTAAGTGCTATCGAGAAAGGCAAAGCGCGGATATATTACAAGTCTTTGACTGAAGGTATGCCGCGTTTCGAATTGACCAGCGCTGAGCGCAAGGCATTGATCGCATACTTGCGCGTAATTGGTACAGAGGCAGCCCCTGTACGTGGAGTAACCACTGATACAATCATTCTGGGTACTGCCTTACCGCTTACTGGCATGCAGGCAACAGCTGGAAATTCTATTTTGCGGGCAATGCAGCAACAAATAGCCGAGATTAATGCAGTCGGTGGAATTTTTGGACGTAGCTTGTTGTTGATTCCGGTGGATGCAGCAACCAATGGATTGGATGCGGCAATACTTGATTTGATCCACTCGCACAACGTTTTTGCCCTAGTAGGCAGTTGGCTGACAGATCCATCAAATGCTTTGATTGATGCGCTTACAGCAAGCAATACTCCCAGCGTTGCAGCGGTCGGAATGACAATTCCGAATCAGCAACATCGGCTGACGACTTACTTGTTGCCGAGTTTACAGCAACAAATTGAATCAGCCTTATCCATTTTGCAAAAAAAATGTAACTCAAACCTGGATAGTGAAATATGGTACCAGGATGAAAAGAACTTGCCGGCAATAACGGCTATAAGTAAATTTTATGGAGATGATTCGGTAGCTGGAAAACTGGCGTTACGCGCTATTCATGTTTTACAAGTTGATCAACAACTGAAAGAAACGATTGATTCTCGCCTGGCAGATAAATTGATCCTTTTACTTCCGTCGGATGATATCGAGCGCATACGATTTCAACTTGAAGCATCACAGCTCTGTGTAGCAACACTAGCAAGCATATCGGGTAGTTCATACCATGCCGATCATGCAGCTCAGGTTGTGATCTCCCCAGTACCGCAAGATATGTTGCTTGCCATGGATTTATGGACTGCTTTGGGTAATGCTGCAATCGGATTGATAGCTGAGGCTATGGCTCGCGCCGGACGTATTCTGGATCAAGATAGATTGATTACAGTACTAGATAATCCTCAGGAATTCGAACCTATCCCAGGTTTATCTATTCGATTTACACCTAAAGCCCGACATGCGCTGACTGAAGGTTTTACTTGGCATTAA
- a CDS encoding YncE family protein: MSILKSILTAVFACVLHTSVTVFAIESLHTKTEASGITIDFSLQNAAEPDQPGLGLASIAIKDSISGRAYTDGRPLAWIVSRQGLYDSGELSCDIRAKQLMSGNISLRADIDLNTYRIVTLNHDRTVAFINPFVALNNAKLESIVPLPGDGFDWTYSPKLQRIFVTLRDQDSVAVIDTASRKLIRTVTFDAGDRPARIMLDEERQVLWIGLDGRAEIAVIELTANQDVTNPKIVRIPVGTGLHTLAISDDRQWVFAINPQADTVSVINAISKQHLHEIDVPGTPLVAGWSALAQRLAVITANIPNLLLVDPGSGEITTTIKLEEAGQALALFDDGRYALVANIKNSTVTLVDLAMGTAKKTIQVAAGPDQIVLSAEYAYVRGQNSNNVSVINLREAARGRLQAAQVQMGRLAPNAVSEEIGVAPMIVPVPEGNGVIAANAADGMLYQYTEGLMAPSGSFSNYRRKARAVMIMDYGLTEDDAGVYAAPVNFPSAGTYEVIVKSLSPAVTACLPIVVRMPDSKPEERINSVHAVLLNESATLVKKQHTFRIGVKDSRQQEINGITDGILLVFHRTTGWQTRLVLREEEAGIYAASAQLPYPGRYELLVSVPSHKLDFTLGRIGYLDLESTADTAQRRQNVKAD; this comes from the coding sequence ATGAGTATACTGAAATCGATCCTGACCGCTGTATTTGCATGTGTCCTGCACACATCAGTTACTGTGTTTGCCATTGAGTCGCTACACACAAAAACTGAGGCAAGCGGAATAACGATTGATTTTTCTCTACAGAATGCGGCTGAGCCCGATCAACCTGGGCTAGGACTGGCTTCCATAGCGATAAAGGATTCGATCAGCGGCCGCGCCTATACGGATGGTAGACCACTGGCTTGGATTGTTTCCAGACAAGGCCTTTACGATAGTGGTGAGCTTTCCTGCGACATACGGGCCAAGCAACTGATGTCAGGAAATATAAGTCTGCGTGCAGATATTGATCTCAACACCTATCGTATCGTTACTTTAAACCATGACCGGACCGTGGCGTTTATCAATCCATTTGTTGCTTTGAATAATGCCAAACTGGAATCAATCGTACCATTACCGGGCGATGGTTTCGATTGGACCTATTCACCCAAACTACAACGAATTTTTGTGACGCTGCGTGATCAGGATAGTGTTGCTGTCATTGATACTGCAAGTCGCAAATTGATACGCACCGTAACTTTTGATGCCGGTGATCGTCCTGCGCGGATAATGCTGGATGAGGAGCGCCAGGTACTATGGATAGGATTGGATGGCCGCGCCGAGATTGCAGTAATCGAATTAACTGCGAATCAAGATGTAACGAATCCAAAAATTGTACGTATTCCTGTTGGAACGGGTTTACACACACTGGCAATATCCGATGACCGGCAGTGGGTGTTTGCGATCAATCCTCAAGCTGATACCGTATCCGTAATCAACGCGATTTCAAAACAGCATCTACATGAAATCGATGTTCCCGGCACTCCTCTCGTTGCAGGCTGGAGTGCCCTGGCGCAACGTTTGGCGGTGATAACAGCCAATATTCCCAATTTGCTTTTAGTCGATCCAGGGTCTGGAGAAATCACGACAACCATCAAACTTGAGGAAGCCGGGCAGGCGCTGGCTTTATTTGATGATGGTCGTTATGCGCTGGTTGCTAACATTAAAAATAGTACGGTTACCTTGGTGGATCTCGCGATGGGAACAGCAAAAAAGACCATACAGGTTGCTGCTGGACCCGATCAAATTGTGTTATCGGCCGAATATGCCTATGTGCGCGGACAAAATTCAAACAATGTTTCGGTAATCAATTTACGTGAAGCCGCACGAGGGCGATTACAGGCAGCGCAAGTACAGATGGGGCGACTTGCGCCTAACGCGGTCAGTGAAGAAATCGGAGTCGCGCCAATGATTGTGCCGGTGCCAGAAGGAAATGGCGTCATTGCGGCTAATGCAGCGGATGGCATGCTATATCAATACACTGAAGGATTAATGGCGCCATCAGGCAGCTTTAGCAATTATCGCCGCAAGGCGCGTGCTGTTATGATCATGGATTACGGTTTAACAGAGGACGACGCAGGCGTATATGCGGCTCCAGTTAATTTTCCGTCTGCGGGTACTTATGAAGTAATAGTCAAGTCACTCTCGCCCGCAGTTACCGCCTGTTTGCCGATTGTTGTACGTATGCCAGACTCTAAGCCTGAAGAACGCATAAACTCGGTACATGCGGTTTTGCTGAATGAATCAGCTACTTTAGTAAAAAAGCAGCATACTTTTAGAATCGGAGTGAAGGATTCTCGGCAACAAGAAATTAATGGTATTACAGATGGCATCCTGCTGGTTTTTCACCGTACTACCGGTTGGCAAACTCGTCTGGTTTTGCGAGAAGAAGAGGCAGGAATTTATGCAGCATCTGCACAGCTACCTTATCCAGGGCGCTATGAACTTTTGGTGAGTGTTCCTTCGCACAAGCTTGATTTTACCTTGGGACGGATTGGATATTTGGATCTTGAATCTACTGCTGATACAGCACAGAGGCGGCAGAATGTTAAAGCAGATTAA
- a CDS encoding FprA family A-type flavoprotein, producing the protein MIKKLLFEKGDHAWYVLCRDPEKSEHVIDTNEYVVVSGGEGLILDPGGMEVFAQIASVMAEVIPFTSIKHIFGSHQDPDVISSLPLWTGLSPNAKVYIPWMWTGFIAHFGLESVNQFVSIPDEGMDIAFGNRSRVTVIPAHYCHSAGNFSVYDAKAKILFSGDIGAGLLPKNYTNVFVEDFERHIRYMEAFHKRWMPSNTAKNDWIKRVRKLDINMLCPQHGAIFKDKQVNQFLDWFEALEVGIWGK; encoded by the coding sequence ATGATCAAGAAGTTGTTATTTGAGAAGGGTGATCATGCGTGGTATGTTCTGTGCCGTGACCCAGAAAAATCAGAACATGTGATCGATACCAATGAATATGTGGTTGTATCGGGTGGCGAAGGACTGATTCTTGATCCAGGTGGAATGGAAGTATTCGCCCAAATCGCCAGTGTGATGGCGGAAGTTATTCCTTTTACTTCAATCAAACATATTTTTGGCTCGCATCAGGATCCGGATGTTATTTCATCATTGCCGCTTTGGACGGGCCTATCTCCCAATGCAAAAGTATATATCCCCTGGATGTGGACGGGTTTTATTGCTCATTTTGGTCTGGAAAGTGTCAATCAGTTTGTTTCCATTCCTGATGAGGGAATGGATATCGCTTTTGGCAATCGCTCCCGTGTAACAGTTATTCCCGCCCACTATTGCCATTCAGCGGGTAATTTTTCCGTCTACGATGCCAAGGCAAAAATATTGTTCTCCGGTGATATCGGCGCCGGATTATTACCCAAAAATTATACCAATGTATTTGTGGAAGATTTTGAGCGTCATATTCGGTATATGGAAGCTTTTCATAAACGGTGGATGCCTTCAAATACCGCCAAGAACGATTGGATAAAGCGGGTAAGGAAACTGGATATAAATATGCTTTGCCCACAGCATGGTGCGATTTTTAAGGATAAGCAAGTGAATCAGTTTCTGGACTGGTTCGAAGCGCTTGAAGTGGGTATCTGGGGCAAGTAG
- a CDS encoding cytochrome C codes for MRSIVTTKNVTVFFTFFLILLFHLDVKAMPSFARQTGMPCSSCHVQSFGPGLTSVGRNFKLNGYTATGANYKEGNIPLVPISGMIRASYTHTQHGQPGGASERFGSNDNGTIDEAAIFLAGRLHSKVGAFIEGTYNGVEDIGELDNSEIRFADHTTLMGQNLVYGLTVNNNPTVTDLWNTTPTWGFPWASSDLAPTQAAGSLIEALGGQVVGSTAYMMVNNLLYVEAGGYAMLPRKIQTGIGVFDDEQSRINGGAPYWRVALQKDWQGHYFAVGSFGMQANVYPQRTLGAGTDNIYDYGFDITYQYLANPTHIYEFNATYIREQRDMNASLALGLADKKNSNLDTVRIRAGYTYQQTYGLNLFYGQTTGTADNVIYSFGDPISGSRTGNPNSQAFTAEISYTPFGKSTSALATLANLRLAAQYVHHFKFNGGIHNYDGFGRNAVNNDTLYLNAWLAF; via the coding sequence ATGCGATCAATCGTTACGACAAAAAATGTAACGGTTTTTTTTACATTTTTTTTGATTCTATTATTTCACTTGGATGTAAAAGCCATGCCAAGCTTTGCACGTCAAACCGGCATGCCCTGCAGTTCCTGTCACGTACAATCTTTCGGGCCTGGGCTCACTTCGGTAGGCAGGAATTTCAAGTTAAATGGTTACACCGCAACTGGCGCGAACTATAAGGAAGGCAATATACCCTTGGTGCCAATCAGCGGCATGATACGCGCATCATATACCCATACGCAGCACGGTCAGCCAGGCGGCGCATCAGAACGCTTCGGCAGCAATGATAATGGAACAATTGATGAAGCAGCAATTTTTCTGGCTGGCCGACTTCATTCAAAAGTAGGCGCTTTTATCGAGGGCACCTATAATGGTGTCGAGGATATTGGAGAATTGGACAATTCCGAGATTCGTTTTGCCGATCACACAACTTTGATGGGTCAAAACCTGGTCTACGGTCTAACAGTAAATAACAATCCCACAGTAACCGATCTCTGGAATACTACACCGACCTGGGGATTTCCATGGGCATCTTCTGATTTAGCACCCACACAGGCAGCAGGTTCATTGATCGAAGCACTCGGTGGCCAGGTTGTCGGTTCTACTGCTTACATGATGGTGAATAATCTTCTATATGTGGAAGCAGGTGGTTACGCCATGCTGCCACGAAAAATTCAAACAGGCATCGGCGTCTTTGACGATGAGCAGTCGCGTATTAACGGTGGCGCACCTTACTGGCGCGTTGCCCTACAAAAAGACTGGCAAGGCCATTATTTTGCTGTCGGATCGTTCGGTATGCAGGCAAATGTCTATCCACAGCGGACATTGGGCGCAGGTACCGACAATATTTACGATTACGGATTTGACATAACTTATCAATATCTGGCTAATCCGACACACATCTATGAGTTTAATGCCACCTATATCCGTGAACAACGGGACATGAATGCCAGCCTTGCTTTGGGGCTTGCGGACAAGAAAAACAGTAACCTGGATACGGTACGTATCCGAGCCGGTTACACCTATCAACAGACGTACGGATTGAATTTATTTTATGGTCAGACGACCGGTACAGCAGATAATGTAATATACAGTTTTGGCGATCCAATCAGTGGCAGTCGCACCGGCAATCCAAACAGCCAGGCATTTACTGCAGAAATCAGTTACACGCCATTTGGCAAGTCCACGTCGGCATTGGCCACACTGGCAAATCTGCGACTTGCTGCACAGTATGTACATCACTTCAAATTTAATGGGGGCATACACAATTACGATGGATTCGGCCGCAATGCCGTCAATAACGACACACTTTACTTGAATGCCTGGCTGGCTTTCTAG
- a CDS encoding cupin domain-containing protein, with product MSDNDDKFAEYALKTLDDKTARMLATEIANSTQKQASLREIEDALTLLAESEQPIAPSAQLRARVLNALRQETRFSGFIERLCGFFDLPRETVETQLSLLDRVHAESWQMNAFPGTHLLHFDGGAQIAPNADCGLVYVEPGNRIDAHRHLGDEWSLVLQGELRETGGAIYFPGDCLYRRAGSVHAVESVGSDALIFAAILIEGLEFAGE from the coding sequence ATGTCCGATAACGACGACAAGTTTGCCGAATACGCTTTAAAAACACTCGATGATAAAACGGCGCGCATGCTGGCGACGGAAATTGCCAACTCCACCCAAAAACAGGCGTCGCTACGAGAAATCGAAGACGCACTGACACTGCTGGCCGAATCCGAGCAGCCGATTGCCCCTTCTGCGCAATTGCGCGCGCGGGTATTGAATGCGTTGCGGCAGGAAACACGGTTTTCCGGCTTCATCGAACGCCTGTGTGGTTTTTTCGACTTGCCGCGCGAAACTGTTGAGACACAACTATCCCTTCTCGATCGAGTCCATGCCGAATCGTGGCAGATGAATGCATTTCCCGGCACGCATTTATTGCACTTCGACGGCGGTGCGCAAATTGCGCCAAACGCCGATTGCGGTCTGGTTTATGTCGAACCCGGTAACCGTATCGACGCACACCGCCATTTAGGCGATGAATGGTCGCTGGTACTGCAAGGTGAACTGCGAGAAACCGGCGGCGCCATCTATTTCCCCGGCGATTGTCTGTACCGCCGCGCTGGCTCTGTGCATGCGGTTGAATCGGTCGGCAGCGACGCACTGATTTTCGCCGCGATTCTGATCGAAGGACTGGAATTCGCTGGCGAATAA
- a CDS encoding SCO family protein, producing the protein MLKQIKYLCLLGCIVFTLNVAKAATGTVWLSEAPVIPNIELTDQDGHKVRLDELIPEHIVLVNFMFTNCNSGCSPQTAILRATQEAIEVSDLNGKILLISITVDPLTDSPAQLRHYAERFDVRTGVENGWVFLTGSSQQVRRIMQSFGERGSVPEAHTNLIWIGNQAKKRWTRTAALNGPDVLSRLVREITQ; encoded by the coding sequence ATGTTAAAGCAGATTAAGTATCTTTGCCTACTCGGTTGCATTGTATTTACCTTAAACGTAGCAAAAGCTGCTACAGGTACGGTGTGGTTAAGTGAAGCTCCCGTTATTCCCAATATAGAACTTACTGATCAGGATGGACACAAAGTTCGCTTGGATGAGCTCATACCGGAACATATCGTGCTCGTAAATTTTATGTTTACGAATTGCAACAGCGGTTGCTCTCCCCAAACAGCCATTTTACGTGCAACGCAGGAAGCAATCGAAGTTTCCGATCTCAACGGCAAAATACTGTTGATTTCCATAACAGTTGACCCTTTAACGGATAGTCCCGCTCAATTACGTCATTATGCCGAACGGTTCGACGTAAGGACGGGAGTGGAAAATGGCTGGGTTTTTCTGACGGGTTCGTCTCAACAGGTGCGTCGAATCATGCAGTCATTTGGTGAACGAGGTAGCGTACCTGAAGCACATACCAATCTGATTTGGATTGGCAATCAAGCAAAAAAACGATGGACACGCACAGCCGCGTTAAATGGCCCTGATGTGCTATCTCGATTGGTCCGGGAGATAACACAATGA